From Streptomyces griseorubiginosus, one genomic window encodes:
- a CDS encoding alpha/beta hydrolase: MTEQHQDQPQAWTPPRFLPPAEPLRRADGSRHYPGISYATLPGYRPLKLDLWVPEGEGPHPVVVFVHGGAWAFGDRGDLLPAQDTSAVIDLLLAADLAVASIDYRLSREATFPAQLYDTKSAVRYLRRHADQLGLDSSRTAVWGESAGAHLAALLALTADRVELAGNIGVTGPDSTVVAAVGWYGIYDLAALPTFVLPPDITLPADMAQDLIEQLLGGVANPELAMSASPVTYVTAAAPPFLLIHGTADRLVPFEQSLLLEKSLLAHSAEVQLVPVDDADHGLFGAPELATLLQQTVAFLSTHLREENR; the protein is encoded by the coding sequence ATGACAGAACAGCACCAGGACCAGCCACAGGCGTGGACCCCACCTCGCTTCCTGCCTCCGGCCGAACCCCTCCGCCGCGCGGACGGCTCGCGGCACTATCCGGGGATCAGTTACGCCACCCTGCCCGGCTACCGCCCCCTCAAGCTCGACCTGTGGGTGCCCGAGGGCGAGGGACCTCACCCGGTTGTCGTCTTCGTCCACGGTGGTGCCTGGGCATTCGGCGACCGCGGCGACCTGCTGCCTGCACAGGACACCTCCGCCGTGATCGACCTGCTGCTGGCAGCCGATTTGGCTGTCGCGTCCATCGACTACCGGCTCTCGCGCGAGGCGACCTTCCCCGCGCAGCTCTACGACACCAAGTCCGCAGTGCGCTACCTGCGCCGCCACGCGGATCAACTCGGCCTGGACAGCAGCCGGACAGCCGTGTGGGGAGAGTCGGCCGGCGCGCACCTCGCCGCGCTTCTCGCCCTCACCGCAGACCGTGTGGAACTGGCGGGCAACATCGGTGTCACCGGGCCCGACAGCACGGTCGTGGCTGCCGTCGGCTGGTACGGCATCTACGATCTCGCCGCCCTGCCCACGTTTGTGCTCCCCCCGGACATCACTCTGCCCGCGGACATGGCACAGGACTTGATCGAGCAACTGCTCGGCGGAGTCGCCAATCCGGAACTGGCCATGTCGGCGAGCCCTGTCACCTATGTCACCGCCGCCGCGCCGCCCTTCCTGCTGATCCACGGCACAGCCGACAGGCTGGTGCCGTTCGAGCAGAGTCTTCTCCTGGAAAAGTCCCTGCTGGCCCACAGTGCCGAAGTCCAGTTGGTACCCGTCGACGACGCCGACCATGGACTGTTCGGGGCACCGGAACTCGCCACGCTGCTCCAGCAGACCGTCGCCTTCCTCAGCACGCACCTACGGGAGGAAAACCGATGA
- a CDS encoding alpha/beta hydrolase: protein MNHSTERERTDSEPPEWTPPGFLPPVGPTVRADGSLHYSGISYALPPGFRPLQLDLWVPAGGDRHPVVVWIHGGAWQFGDRRYLPPTLETDAVYDALLKAGIAVASIDYRLAGEAVFPAQLQDAKSAVRYLRRHAAQLGLDVERFGVWGESAGGHLAALLALTAGRTAQEGAPVVAEPLDSVRAVVDWYGVSDLATMPKLEVPPDLPPGTADPIEQLLGGTTPERARSASPITHVSADAPPFLLIHGTDDVPVPLEQSSLLHAALLAAGAQSELVTVEGAGHIFVGATDIPALIARSVAFLTKHLQV, encoded by the coding sequence ATGAACCACAGCACCGAGCGGGAACGAACCGATTCCGAGCCTCCTGAGTGGACTCCACCCGGCTTCCTGCCACCTGTCGGCCCCACTGTGCGTGCGGACGGCTCGCTGCACTATTCCGGGATCAGCTATGCCCTCCCGCCCGGCTTCCGCCCCCTCCAGTTGGACCTGTGGGTACCGGCGGGAGGGGACAGGCATCCGGTGGTGGTGTGGATCCACGGCGGAGCGTGGCAGTTCGGTGATCGCCGCTATCTGCCACCGACCCTTGAGACCGACGCCGTCTACGACGCGCTGCTGAAGGCCGGGATCGCGGTCGCCTCGATCGACTACCGCCTCGCGGGCGAGGCCGTCTTCCCTGCGCAACTGCAGGATGCCAAGTCCGCCGTCCGCTACTTGCGCCGGCACGCCGCTCAACTCGGTCTGGACGTCGAACGGTTCGGTGTGTGGGGCGAATCGGCCGGTGGACACCTCGCGGCACTTCTCGCCCTCACCGCGGGTCGCACCGCGCAGGAGGGAGCCCCTGTCGTCGCCGAGCCTCTCGACTCGGTGCGGGCCGTCGTGGACTGGTACGGAGTCAGCGACCTGGCCACCATGCCCAAGCTGGAGGTCCCCCCGGACCTGCCGCCGGGTACAGCCGATCCGATCGAGCAACTGCTGGGCGGCACCACCCCGGAGCGGGCCAGATCAGCGAGCCCCATCACCCACGTGAGCGCCGACGCACCGCCCTTCCTGCTCATCCACGGCACCGACGACGTTCCCGTACCACTGGAACAAAGCAGCCTTCTGCACGCGGCACTGCTCGCGGCGGGGGCGCAATCCGAACTGGTGACGGTCGAGGGCGCCGGTCACATCTTCGTCGGCGCAACCGACATCCCCGCTCTGATCGCCCGCTCGGTCGCCTTCCTGACCAAGCACCTGCAGGTGTGA
- a CDS encoding family 78 glycoside hydrolase catalytic domain, protein MNSPTCLRAEQLEHALGIGTRRPRLSWWLPADSGVQLAHRIRTGEGWDSGRVEGADSVHVPYGGPPPGSGERITWQVKVWTDAGESDWSEWAWFETGLLDPSDWQALWIEPVETEVPPAGHRPAHVLRTPFSTTSPVRRARLYATAQGLYEAFLNGERIGDAELTPGFTQYDVRLQVQTYDVTALAREGDNVLGALLSDGWFRGQIGITRAHDQWGKRVSFLAQLHLEHEDGTTTVVCTGKHWRSATAHIVETDLITGQFSDLRRTRTGWDVPGYDGQEWGPVDVADHGYAGLVTSPAPPVRRVEELAPVSVTRPRPDRQVFDLGQNINGWVRLRDLGPKDTRLTLTHGESLDHDGDVTTDHLRVDLSFLPEPLPAGQVDHVVSAGRPGETFEPRHTTHGFRYVRIEGHPGELTTDDLRGVVVHTDLRRTGWFDCGDERINRLHEAAVWSMRGNVCDIPTDCPTRERAGWTGDWQVFAPTAAFLYDVAGFSAKWLRDVAADQWPDGTVSNISPACRTEGPNGPVAHLNGSAGWGDAAIIVPWQMYRAYGDRAVLEELWPTMTAWLGRTERVAREARHPDRVLRSAEPAPHERYLWDTGFHWGEWLVPGEHIGDDLPQYAQRDKADIATAYYAHSTRLAARIARVIGRDEEAAAYEELSERIREAWRTEFITPDGSLRPDTQANHVRALAFDLVPKELRARTAERLAELVRDAGTHLGTGFLATPDLLPVLADTGHLDVAYELLLQDSAPSWLHMIDRGATTIWESWEGVADDGTPRDSLNHYSKGAVVSFLHRYTAGIEPDADFPGYQRFTVAPRPGGGLAWARAEHHCPYGQIESAWEVDGDRFRLDVTVPPGTTAEVVLPDGTRRTAIPGTHTYHCAAPAALTTTGASR, encoded by the coding sequence ATGAACTCGCCCACCTGTCTGCGTGCCGAACAGTTGGAACACGCCCTGGGCATCGGCACGCGTCGGCCCAGGCTCTCCTGGTGGCTTCCGGCCGACTCCGGCGTGCAGCTGGCCCATCGGATCAGAACCGGCGAGGGCTGGGACTCCGGCCGTGTCGAGGGGGCCGACAGCGTCCATGTGCCGTACGGCGGTCCTCCGCCGGGCTCCGGTGAACGGATCACCTGGCAGGTCAAGGTCTGGACCGACGCCGGCGAGAGCGACTGGTCCGAGTGGGCCTGGTTCGAGACCGGGCTGCTGGACCCCTCCGACTGGCAGGCCCTGTGGATCGAGCCCGTCGAGACCGAGGTGCCGCCCGCCGGACACCGCCCGGCCCATGTGTTGCGTACCCCTTTTTCGACGACGTCCCCGGTCCGCCGGGCCCGCCTCTACGCCACCGCGCAGGGGCTGTACGAGGCGTTCCTCAACGGTGAGAGGATCGGGGACGCCGAACTGACGCCGGGCTTCACGCAGTACGACGTACGGCTTCAGGTCCAGACGTACGACGTCACCGCACTGGCGCGGGAGGGCGACAACGTCCTTGGGGCACTCCTGTCCGATGGCTGGTTCCGCGGCCAGATCGGCATCACCCGCGCCCACGACCAGTGGGGGAAGCGGGTGTCATTCCTGGCGCAGCTGCATCTGGAGCATGAAGACGGCACCACGACCGTCGTGTGCACCGGGAAGCACTGGCGCTCGGCCACCGCGCACATCGTCGAAACCGACCTCATCACCGGCCAGTTCAGCGACCTGCGCCGGACACGCACGGGATGGGACGTACCCGGGTACGACGGCCAAGAGTGGGGACCGGTCGACGTCGCCGACCACGGCTACGCCGGACTGGTCACCTCACCGGCCCCGCCCGTGCGACGCGTCGAGGAACTCGCCCCCGTCTCGGTGACCCGGCCGCGTCCCGACCGGCAGGTCTTCGATCTCGGCCAGAACATCAACGGCTGGGTAAGGCTGCGCGACCTCGGCCCCAAAGACACCCGCCTCACCCTCACGCACGGCGAATCACTCGACCACGACGGTGACGTGACGACGGACCACCTCCGCGTCGACCTGTCCTTCCTGCCCGAGCCCCTCCCGGCCGGCCAGGTCGACCACGTCGTCTCGGCGGGCCGCCCGGGCGAGACTTTCGAGCCCCGGCACACCACACACGGCTTCCGCTATGTCCGCATCGAAGGCCACCCCGGCGAGCTGACCACTGACGACCTGCGGGGCGTAGTGGTCCACACCGACCTGCGGCGCACCGGCTGGTTCGACTGCGGAGACGAGCGGATCAACCGGCTGCACGAAGCCGCCGTGTGGAGCATGCGCGGCAACGTCTGCGACATCCCCACGGACTGCCCCACCCGCGAACGCGCCGGCTGGACCGGGGACTGGCAGGTGTTCGCCCCCACCGCAGCCTTCCTCTACGACGTCGCCGGATTCTCGGCCAAGTGGCTGCGCGACGTCGCAGCCGACCAGTGGCCGGACGGCACGGTCTCCAACATCTCGCCCGCCTGCCGCACCGAAGGCCCGAACGGCCCCGTGGCCCACCTCAACGGCTCGGCCGGCTGGGGCGACGCCGCGATCATCGTGCCCTGGCAGATGTACCGCGCCTACGGAGACCGGGCCGTGCTGGAGGAGCTGTGGCCGACCATGACCGCATGGCTCGGGCGGACCGAACGCGTGGCACGCGAAGCACGCCACCCGGACCGGGTCCTGCGCTCCGCCGAACCCGCCCCGCACGAGCGGTATCTGTGGGACACCGGGTTCCACTGGGGCGAATGGCTCGTGCCCGGCGAGCACATCGGCGATGACCTGCCCCAGTACGCGCAGCGCGACAAGGCCGACATCGCCACCGCGTACTACGCCCACTCCACCCGGCTGGCAGCGCGCATCGCCCGGGTGATCGGCCGAGACGAAGAGGCGGCGGCCTACGAAGAGCTGAGCGAGCGGATACGCGAGGCCTGGCGAACCGAGTTCATCACGCCCGACGGCTCACTGCGCCCGGACACCCAGGCCAACCACGTGCGCGCCCTCGCCTTCGACCTGGTGCCGAAAGAACTGCGAGCCCGGACCGCGGAGCGGCTCGCCGAGCTCGTACGGGACGCCGGCACGCATCTGGGCACCGGCTTCCTCGCGACCCCGGACCTGCTCCCTGTGCTTGCCGACACCGGGCACCTCGACGTGGCGTACGAGCTGCTGCTCCAGGACAGCGCACCGTCCTGGCTGCACATGATCGACCGAGGCGCGACCACGATCTGGGAGAGCTGGGAGGGTGTGGCCGACGACGGCACACCACGCGACTCCCTCAACCACTACTCCAAGGGCGCTGTCGTCTCCTTCCTGCATCGCTACACCGCCGGAATCGAGCCGGACGCGGACTTCCCGGGCTATCAGCGATTCACCGTGGCACCGCGCCCGGGCGGCGGCCTTGCTTGGGCACGAGCTGAACACCACTGCCCGTACGGACAGATTGAATCCGCCTGGGAAGTCGACGGCGACCGTTTCCGGCTCGACGTCACCGTGCCACCGGGCACCACCGCCGAGGTCGTCCTGCCTGACGGCACGCGGCGCACCGCCATTCCGGGCACGCATACCTACCATTGTGCTGCGCCCGCCGCCCTGACGACGACGGGAGCCTCCCGATGA
- a CDS encoding beta-glucosidase, with protein sequence MDPTLDDLVCKLDLETKLRLISGAGAWATQACEEIGLRPISVSDGPVGVRGPVEDERDWSANLPSSSALAATWDEELLHRVGGLLAAEAVRKDVDVALGPTVNLHRSPLGGRHFECFSEDPLLTGRMAAAYVRGLQDNGVGACPKHFVANDSETDRTSVDIRVDERTLRELYLAPFEHLVAEADPWTVMAAYNGVDGAPMTESPLLRDVLKDEWGWDGLVVSDWGAVYGTEQSASAALDLAMPGPSEHWGEPLLAAVREGRVPEAAIDDKVRRLLRLAARVGALDGHPAAAGRPGPGTVAQGGALAREAATAAMVLVRNHGDLLPLATDRLSRVALLGPGALDARPLGGGSATVFPPYVVSPLEGLRSALGDRVELVTAPGASLSDDLRTPRAGELSQPGTLRWLDATGACLKEEPTAGTCFVRDLKSVEEGSVSFELRTVFTADTTGDWQLGIRGVGAFVLDLDGETVIDTHIVRDPLDIGSVVGAAPQEYITRRLAEGQKVDVRLRFTWGQDIMLFWVGLVVGEPRLPADQQLARAVELAAASEVAVVVVGTTEAVESEGFDRTTLRLPGDQDALVHAVAAANPRTVVVVNSGAPVEMPWRDEVSAVLLAWFPGMELGNALADVLLGLAEPGGRLPTTWPARDEDVPVWNTTPGDGVLEYTEGLHIGHRAYLRAGTEPAYWFGHGLGYTTWEYEAFDVPAHVRPGEDLTVTVRVRNSGKRRGKEVVQVYAARLDSDIERPELWLAGFAVAEAGPGEAIDVSVRIAARAFQHWSVTGRQWRTESGAFLLSAGRSAGRPILTDETVVSG encoded by the coding sequence ATGGACCCCACACTCGACGATCTCGTATGCAAGCTTGACCTGGAGACCAAGCTCCGGCTGATCTCCGGCGCGGGCGCCTGGGCCACGCAGGCCTGCGAGGAGATCGGTCTGCGGCCGATCAGCGTCTCCGACGGGCCGGTCGGCGTCCGCGGCCCGGTCGAGGACGAGCGGGACTGGTCGGCCAACCTGCCCTCCTCCAGTGCTCTGGCCGCCACCTGGGACGAGGAACTGCTCCACCGGGTGGGGGGCTTGCTCGCCGCGGAAGCGGTACGCAAGGACGTCGACGTGGCGCTCGGCCCCACGGTCAACCTGCACCGTTCCCCGCTGGGCGGCCGGCACTTCGAGTGCTTCTCGGAGGACCCGCTCCTGACCGGCCGGATGGCGGCCGCCTACGTCCGCGGCCTCCAGGACAACGGGGTCGGCGCCTGCCCGAAGCACTTTGTCGCCAACGACTCCGAGACCGACCGCACCTCGGTCGACATCCGGGTGGACGAACGCACCCTGCGCGAGCTCTACCTCGCCCCCTTCGAGCATCTCGTCGCCGAGGCGGACCCCTGGACCGTGATGGCCGCCTACAACGGCGTCGACGGCGCGCCCATGACGGAGAGCCCGCTGCTGCGCGACGTCCTGAAGGACGAGTGGGGCTGGGACGGTCTGGTCGTCTCCGACTGGGGCGCCGTCTACGGCACCGAGCAGTCCGCCTCCGCCGCGCTCGACCTGGCCATGCCGGGACCGTCGGAGCACTGGGGCGAGCCGCTGCTCGCCGCGGTGCGCGAGGGCCGCGTGCCAGAAGCGGCCATCGACGACAAGGTGCGCAGGCTGCTGCGGCTGGCGGCCCGCGTCGGCGCTCTCGACGGACACCCGGCCGCCGCCGGACGCCCCGGCCCCGGCACGGTCGCGCAGGGCGGGGCACTGGCCCGTGAGGCCGCGACCGCCGCCATGGTGCTCGTCCGCAACCACGGGGACCTGCTGCCTCTCGCGACCGACAGGCTGTCCCGCGTCGCCCTGCTGGGCCCCGGAGCGCTGGACGCCCGGCCACTCGGTGGCGGCAGCGCGACCGTCTTCCCGCCGTATGTCGTCAGCCCGCTGGAAGGACTGCGCTCGGCACTTGGCGACCGCGTCGAACTGGTCACCGCGCCGGGGGCCTCGCTCAGTGACGACCTGCGCACCCCCCGCGCCGGCGAACTCTCCCAGCCCGGCACCCTCCGGTGGCTCGACGCGACCGGAGCGTGCCTCAAAGAGGAGCCGACGGCGGGCACGTGCTTCGTGCGCGACCTGAAATCTGTCGAGGAGGGCAGCGTCTCGTTCGAACTGCGCACCGTCTTCACCGCCGACACCACCGGCGACTGGCAGCTCGGCATCAGGGGCGTCGGCGCGTTCGTCCTCGACCTCGACGGTGAGACGGTCATCGACACGCACATCGTCCGCGACCCGCTCGACATCGGCTCGGTGGTCGGCGCCGCGCCGCAGGAGTACATCACCCGGCGGCTGGCGGAAGGCCAGAAGGTCGACGTGCGGCTGCGGTTCACCTGGGGGCAGGACATCATGCTGTTCTGGGTCGGCCTGGTGGTCGGCGAACCCAGGTTGCCCGCCGACCAGCAGCTCGCCCGCGCCGTCGAACTCGCCGCCGCCTCCGAGGTCGCCGTCGTCGTCGTGGGCACCACCGAGGCCGTCGAGAGCGAGGGCTTCGACCGTACGACCCTGCGGCTGCCCGGCGACCAGGACGCCCTGGTACACGCCGTGGCCGCCGCCAACCCGCGCACCGTCGTCGTGGTCAACTCCGGTGCTCCCGTGGAGATGCCCTGGCGGGACGAGGTCTCCGCCGTGCTGCTGGCCTGGTTCCCCGGTATGGAACTGGGCAACGCGCTGGCGGACGTCCTGCTCGGCCTCGCGGAGCCCGGCGGCCGGCTGCCCACCACCTGGCCGGCCCGCGACGAGGACGTCCCGGTGTGGAACACCACCCCCGGGGACGGAGTGCTGGAGTACACCGAGGGCCTGCACATCGGCCACCGCGCCTACCTGCGCGCGGGCACCGAACCCGCGTACTGGTTCGGCCACGGCCTGGGCTACACCACCTGGGAGTACGAGGCCTTCGACGTACCCGCCCATGTGCGCCCCGGCGAGGACCTGACCGTCACCGTGCGGGTGCGCAACAGCGGGAAGCGGCGCGGCAAGGAGGTCGTGCAGGTCTACGCCGCCCGGCTCGACTCGGACATCGAGCGCCCCGAACTGTGGCTGGCCGGCTTCGCCGTCGCCGAGGCCGGCCCGGGCGAGGCCATCGACGTCTCCGTACGCATCGCCGCGCGAGCCTTCCAGCACTGGTCGGTGACCGGTCGTCAGTGGCGGACCGAGAGCGGTGCCTTCCTTCTCTCCGCCGGTCGATCAGCCGGCCGGCCGATCCTCACAGACGAAACGGTGGTCTCAGGATGA
- a CDS encoding ABC transporter ATP-binding protein: MSTTTAPADTAQTLALDVRDLTVHYGRRSRRKPVPPAVDGVSFSIAPGETIGLVGESGSGKSTIGKAVLGLQSATGGSISFFGDDITHAAPARRRALAAQLRVVFQDPYSSLNPAMTIGDTLAEPLRLMGVGKAEAARRARTALERVGLPASAADRRPRQFSGGQRQRVAVARALVCDPKVVVCDEPVSALDLSTQAQVLNLLADLRDERGLSYLFVAHDLAVVRFLAQRVVVLYRGQVMETGAAAAVVEHPRHPYTRALTAAAPVPRPAEQAARRAAREAMGIGAAGLGTPSAAGCPFASRCPLATDVCRAERPALRRVGDSDVACHHATD, encoded by the coding sequence ATGAGCACCACCACGGCCCCGGCCGACACCGCGCAGACCCTCGCCCTGGACGTGCGGGACCTGACCGTCCACTACGGTCGCCGCTCCCGGCGCAAGCCTGTGCCTCCGGCCGTCGACGGCGTGTCGTTCTCCATCGCCCCCGGCGAGACCATCGGCCTGGTCGGCGAGTCGGGCTCGGGCAAGTCGACCATCGGCAAGGCGGTCCTGGGCCTCCAGTCCGCGACCGGTGGATCGATCTCCTTCTTCGGAGACGACATCACCCATGCCGCCCCGGCCCGGCGGCGGGCCCTCGCGGCCCAGCTGCGGGTGGTGTTCCAGGACCCGTACTCTTCCCTCAACCCCGCCATGACCATCGGCGACACCCTCGCCGAGCCGCTGCGCCTGATGGGCGTCGGCAAGGCGGAGGCGGCTCGGCGGGCACGCACCGCCCTGGAGCGGGTGGGGCTGCCCGCTTCCGCCGCCGACCGCCGGCCCCGCCAGTTCTCCGGTGGCCAACGGCAGCGCGTCGCGGTGGCCCGTGCCCTGGTGTGCGACCCGAAGGTCGTGGTGTGCGACGAGCCGGTGAGCGCACTGGACCTGTCCACCCAGGCGCAGGTGCTCAACCTGCTCGCCGACCTGCGTGACGAGCGGGGTCTGTCGTACCTGTTCGTCGCCCACGACCTCGCGGTGGTCCGCTTCCTCGCCCAGCGGGTGGTCGTCCTCTACCGCGGCCAGGTGATGGAGACCGGTGCCGCGGCGGCCGTGGTCGAACACCCCCGCCACCCCTACACCCGGGCCCTGACCGCCGCCGCGCCGGTGCCCCGCCCCGCCGAACAGGCGGCCCGGCGCGCCGCGCGTGAGGCGATGGGCATCGGAGCGGCCGGACTCGGAACTCCTTCCGCGGCCGGCTGCCCGTTCGCGTCGCGTTGTCCCCTCGCCACCGACGTGTGCCGCGCCGAGCGGCCCGCGCTGCGCAGGGTCGGTGACAGCGATGTCGCCTGCCATCACGCCACCGACTGA
- a CDS encoding dipeptide/oligopeptide/nickel ABC transporter permease/ATP-binding protein: MSEYLQAKPAQQLLEQPEHTATEASRPARHRLPRLLRRPGGIFGLGWLALLVVLSLTASWWIPYGTNDQQLSAALQGPSAQHWLGTDELGRDLLSRIFAAGASTLGASLLTVAVAYAIAVPLALVAAERGGHTETVISRTTEIMMALPGTVIILAFIGVFGVDTVLIMTVLGVLISSGMYRVLLGVARSLREQLYVDAARVNGLGSWRVNLRHVLPGMRTVLAVQAALLFGIGLLIQSGLAFMGFGPKPPAPSWGAMIGTASQHIYDAPWLMVPSGLVLSLTVIAANLVADALTDPEEAPRAAQRAGKRAGGAAAGPAESDGSGVLDVRDLTVAVDDGPVLVSGVSFRVEPGRVLGLVGESGCGKTMTALAALGLLPAGVAITGGALHWQGRDLACLDERHLRPVRGREIAYVSQEPMVALDPMFSVAYQLTGPLRRLRGLSRAEARDGAVSLLKRVGIVAPQAVMRSYPHQLSGGMAQRVAIALALTGGPKLLVADEPTTALDVTVQAEILSLLRSLVTQSGTSVVIVTHDLGVVADLCDDVAVMYAGEIVESGTVTEVLDAPRHPYTKALLGANPHAGETATPSHRLTAIPGQVPTPGSWPQGCRFQDRCLYATDACGQPVALEAADRGGTVRCVRATELAVAAAHPDERTPA, from the coding sequence ATGAGCGAATACCTTCAGGCGAAGCCGGCCCAACAACTGCTCGAACAACCCGAGCACACCGCCACCGAGGCGTCGCGGCCCGCCCGGCACCGGCTGCCCCGGCTGCTGCGCAGGCCGGGCGGCATCTTCGGACTCGGCTGGCTGGCCCTGCTGGTGGTGCTCTCGCTCACGGCGTCCTGGTGGATTCCGTACGGGACCAACGACCAGCAGCTGTCGGCCGCGTTGCAGGGTCCCAGTGCCCAACACTGGCTCGGTACCGATGAGTTGGGGCGCGATCTGCTCAGCCGGATCTTCGCGGCCGGGGCGAGCACGTTGGGGGCCTCCCTGCTGACCGTGGCGGTGGCCTACGCCATCGCCGTCCCCCTGGCACTCGTCGCCGCCGAGCGCGGCGGGCACACGGAGACGGTCATCAGCCGCACCACCGAGATCATGATGGCCCTGCCGGGCACGGTGATCATCCTCGCGTTCATCGGGGTGTTCGGCGTGGACACCGTGCTCATCATGACCGTGCTGGGCGTGTTGATCTCCTCCGGGATGTACCGGGTGCTGCTGGGTGTGGCGCGCTCCCTGCGGGAGCAGTTGTACGTGGACGCGGCCCGGGTCAACGGCCTCGGCTCCTGGCGGGTCAACCTCCGCCACGTGCTGCCGGGCATGCGGACGGTCCTGGCCGTGCAGGCGGCCCTGCTGTTCGGGATCGGCCTGTTGATCCAGTCCGGCCTCGCCTTCATGGGCTTCGGCCCGAAGCCGCCCGCGCCCAGCTGGGGCGCCATGATCGGCACGGCCTCACAGCACATATACGACGCGCCCTGGCTGATGGTGCCCTCCGGACTGGTGCTGTCCCTGACCGTGATCGCCGCCAACCTGGTGGCCGACGCCCTGACCGACCCGGAGGAAGCGCCCCGGGCCGCCCAGCGGGCCGGGAAGCGGGCCGGCGGGGCCGCCGCGGGGCCGGCCGAGTCCGACGGATCGGGAGTACTGGACGTACGCGACCTGACCGTGGCCGTCGACGACGGACCGGTGCTGGTCAGCGGTGTCTCCTTCCGGGTCGAGCCCGGCCGGGTGCTCGGCCTGGTCGGCGAGTCCGGTTGCGGCAAGACCATGACCGCGCTGGCCGCACTCGGACTGCTGCCCGCCGGAGTCGCGATCACCGGCGGCGCCCTGCACTGGCAGGGCCGCGACCTGGCATGCCTCGACGAGCGACACCTACGCCCGGTCCGCGGACGCGAGATCGCCTACGTCTCACAGGAGCCGATGGTCGCCCTCGACCCCATGTTCTCCGTCGCCTACCAGCTCACCGGACCGCTGCGGCGACTGCGCGGACTGTCCCGCGCGGAGGCGAGGGACGGCGCCGTGAGCCTGCTGAAACGGGTGGGAATCGTCGCCCCCCAGGCCGTCATGCGCAGTTACCCCCACCAGTTGTCCGGCGGCATGGCCCAGCGGGTGGCGATCGCCCTGGCCCTGACCGGCGGCCCGAAACTGCTGGTGGCCGACGAGCCGACTACGGCCCTCGACGTGACCGTGCAGGCGGAGATCCTCAGCCTGCTGCGCTCACTCGTCACCCAGTCGGGCACCTCGGTCGTGATCGTCACCCACGACCTCGGTGTCGTCGCCGACCTCTGCGACGACGTCGCGGTGATGTACGCCGGCGAGATCGTCGAGTCCGGAACCGTGACCGAGGTGCTGGACGCCCCCCGCCATCCGTACACCAAGGCGCTCCTCGGGGCGAACCCGCACGCGGGCGAGACCGCGACGCCCTCGCACCGGCTGACGGCCATCCCCGGCCAGGTGCCGACGCCCGGCAGCTGGCCGCAGGGATGCCGCTTCCAGGACCGCTGCCTCTACGCGACAGACGCCTGCGGGCAGCCCGTGGCACTGGAAGCGGCCGACCGGGGCGGCACCGTTCGCTGCGTCCGAGCCACCGAACTCGCGGTGGCCGCCGCCCACCCGGACGAGAGGACCCCGGCATGA
- a CDS encoding ABC transporter permease translates to MTRFLARRAAMAVLTLLAVIVLTFALVHSIPGSPGAVMLGPGASAQEIHAQNELLGWNQPLAVQFWDWITHAVRGDLGTSLTGGNEVGPDLASRLPVTAAIALGATALSGLLGIVSGVVAAVRGGLVDRFITAFSGIVVSLPTFWLGILLVYVASIRLGWLPATGYTPFADSPVDWAKSLVLPVLSLAIGGAALVARQARASMVEALGHEHIRTLRATGIPSWRLLYVHALRNASVPVVAGLGMQFVGLFGSTVIVEQIFALPGLGQVAQAAVTSHDFPSVQGVVIIATLVVVVTNVALDVLISALNPKLRAA, encoded by the coding sequence GTGACCAGATTTCTCGCCCGGCGGGCCGCGATGGCGGTCCTGACACTGCTGGCGGTGATCGTCCTGACCTTCGCACTCGTTCACTCCATTCCCGGCAGCCCCGGCGCGGTGATGCTCGGCCCGGGAGCCTCCGCGCAAGAAATCCACGCCCAGAACGAACTGCTCGGCTGGAACCAGCCGCTGGCCGTCCAGTTCTGGGACTGGATCACCCACGCCGTCCGCGGCGACCTCGGCACCTCCCTCACCGGAGGCAACGAGGTCGGCCCGGACCTGGCGTCCCGGCTCCCGGTGACCGCGGCCATCGCACTCGGCGCCACCGCCCTGAGCGGTCTGCTCGGCATCGTCTCGGGAGTGGTGGCGGCGGTCCGCGGCGGTCTCGTCGACCGGTTCATCACCGCCTTCTCCGGGATCGTGGTGTCCCTGCCGACCTTCTGGCTGGGCATCCTGCTGGTCTACGTCGCCTCCATCCGGCTCGGCTGGCTCCCGGCGACCGGCTACACCCCCTTCGCGGACTCACCCGTCGACTGGGCGAAGAGCCTGGTCCTTCCGGTGCTCAGCCTGGCGATCGGCGGGGCTGCCCTCGTGGCGCGGCAGGCGCGCGCCTCCATGGTCGAGGCCCTGGGGCACGAACACATCAGGACCCTGCGCGCGACCGGGATTCCGTCCTGGCGGCTGCTGTACGTGCACGCGTTGCGCAACGCGAGCGTGCCCGTGGTGGCGGGGCTCGGCATGCAGTTCGTCGGGCTGTTCGGCAGCACCGTGATCGTCGAGCAGATCTTCGCCCTGCCGGGTCTGGGACAGGTCGCCCAGGCCGCGGTCACCTCCCACGACTTCCCGTCCGTGCAGGGAGTCGTGATCATCGCGACGCTCGTCGTCGTGGTCACCAACGTCGCGCTCGATGTGCTGATCAGCGCGCTGAACCCGAAGTTGCGTGCGGCATGA